The window ACAAATATGACTACCGCAGCGAATGGCTAAGGCTAATCGGCTCGCTTACTCAGCCCACCCAAAACGAAAATTTTCACCAACGCGCTATTACCGTAGTCGCATCGATTTTTAAAAGTGAGGGCGGTTGTTTATGGTTGGCCAATAACGGCTATTACAGACCTGTCCAAACCTATAACTTACAACTTCCAACCACCTCGATAGCCGAACATCAAGATACTGATTTCTGTAAAACCATGAAGAACGAGGAATGGGTTTTTTCACCGCACTCTACCGACAAGGAAGCAATAGGAGAAATCAACCGGCAACTGCCCGACTGGATTTACGATATACCGCAGCTATGGCTGGTACTGCCGCTACTGACAGAGCGTAATTTACTGGGCTTTATTATCCTTACTCAACCGCCCCATGATGCAACACTCACATGGGAAGATCTCGACCTGCTTAAAACAGTAGGGCGTCAGGTGGCCAGCTATCTCGATCGCCACGAAGCCGCTGAACAGCTAGCTGAATCCAAGCAGTTTGACGCCTTTAATAAACTTACCGCCTTCATAATGCATGATCTGAAAAACCTCATTGCCCAACAAGCATTGGTGGTAGAAAACGCAGCCAAACACAAAGAAAACCCCGCATTTGTTGAAGACGCCATAAAAACTATCGACAACTCAGTCAGTAGAATGAGCAATTTACTCAGAAAACTTCAGCAACAGGAAAGTCTGGAAGTACGCAATCTAGAACTGCACAAAGTGCTGATGGAAGCCGCCAAAAAATGCAAGGAACTCAAACCTACTCCATCACTGCGCTTTGAGACCAAAGAACTGAAAGTAACCGCAGATCAGGATCACCTCATCATGTCGCTGGGCAACTTAATTAAAAATGCCCAAGAAGCGACAAATAGTAACGGATTTGTCGATGTGACTTTACGTCAAGAGGCTAAAAATGCCATTATAACCATCGAAGATAACGGTTCAGGGATGGATGAAACATTCATTCGAGAACGCTTATTTAAACCCTTTGATACCACTAAATCAGGTAAAGGAATGGGGATCGGCGTGTACCAAACCAGAGAGCTCATCGCCAGCCTCGGAGGCTCAGTCGACGTTGATAGCACGCTCAACGAGGGAACCACCTTTACTATCAGCATTCCGATCAGTGCCTAATCACAAATAAGACCACTTTATGAGCAAAGAACCTAGCGACAAAACCCTCCTCATTGTTGAAGATGATCCCGGCCTACAGAGTCAATTACGTTGGCACTTTGATGCCTACAACGTCATCATTGCCGGTGACCGCGAAGCGGCTGTCGCAGCCGTTCGCCAACATGAACCAGCGGTCATTCTGCAGGATCTTGGGCTACCACCTGACGAAGAAGGGGTCGAGGAAGGGTTTAAAACCGTACAAGAAATTAGCAGTATCTCCCCGTCTACCAAGATCATCGTAGTCACAGGTAATCATGACTATGAAAATGCCGTACGCGCAGTTGCGATGGGGCCTATGACTTTTATCAAAAACCGATCAACACAGAAACCCTGGATCTCATCGTACAACGCGCGTACCACATGTATTCGCTGGAACAGCAAAACCGTCAATTGCATGAAGAACAGCAATCACCACTTGATGGTGTCATTGCCACTGACCCACAAATGCTACGGATTTGCAGAACTATAGAAAAGGTTGCGCCAACCACGGTAACCACCACACTGCTAGGTGAGAGCGGTACCGGTAAAGAAGTATTTGCCAAAGCCATCCACCGAATAAGTCCACGACGTGAAGCCCGATTTGTAGCTATCAATTGTGCCGCAGTGCCTGAAAACCTGATGGAA is drawn from Oceanicoccus sp. KOV_DT_Chl and contains these coding sequences:
- the prsK gene encoding XrtA/PEP-CTERM system histidine kinase PrsK, giving the protein MEENYIAFASYLSGSIVFAALTLTLIYLYKIKLAPPALIAASFFSLVWQLAIALNYQGYTLAREHLVLLETLRYGVWISAILSCLQFTAGQLPPNVRYTIHSIWLISLSSIIGLIALNHPWMLDSDLLIWNNLILSIVGLICVEQLYRNSRQQRLMKLISVSIGALFAYDIYLFSYSLIFNQIDLGLWQSRGAINGLSALTLTVGSIIFINQGPQRTALSVSRPVVFYTTSMSAAGCFLALIAIGGYYVQLYGGRWGSVVQIAVLFSALLSIVTLFVSSTIRSRINVWINKHFFRHKYDYRSEWLRLIGSLTQPTQNENFHQRAITVVASIFKSEGGCLWLANNGYYRPVQTYNLQLPTTSIAEHQDTDFCKTMKNEEWVFSPHSTDKEAIGEINRQLPDWIYDIPQLWLVLPLLTERNLLGFIILTQPPHDATLTWEDLDLLKTVGRQVASYLDRHEAAEQLAESKQFDAFNKLTAFIMHDLKNLIAQQALVVENAAKHKENPAFVEDAIKTIDNSVSRMSNLLRKLQQQESLEVRNLELHKVLMEAAKKCKELKPTPSLRFETKELKVTADQDHLIMSLGNLIKNAQEATNSNGFVDVTLRQEAKNAIITIEDNGSGMDETFIRERLFKPFDTTKSGKGMGIGVYQTRELIASLGGSVDVDSTLNEGTTFTISIPISA